The DNA sequence AGTTACTAACATacattttttgataaaaaacaaaaaccaaagatgAATAAGATGAGACTTATGACAGAGATGCCCTGGAAGATACCTTAATTAGTACGTTCGGGTCAAGTCCTACTTTCTCACTGAGAAGCAATCCTTCAGAAAATGATGCCATCATACTAAAAATTGTTGTGATAAAAGGAAAACACGATCAGAATAACAGTCTAAACAAAATACAGAAGGATGTAGGATTAGTTGGGAGTTGAGATCTGCCAAACCTTCCCATGACCATGTTGACAACAAGTTTCATGGCAGCCCCATTTCCAACATCACCAAGGTAGAATTTTGACTGAATGAATGAGCAAAATCAGAAACAGGTAACTCTATTGACCAAACCAAACAAGCACTTTCTAGTTTTGACAAATCAAAACAGTACCTTCCCCATGATGTCTAAGTAAGGAGCAACTGAATCATAAAGAGATTTGTCCCCTGAAAAATTTAAGCTAGTAATTTAGTGTCTATTAGGCATTTATTCACTAAATACGCAAGATTTGCATAAGCTCAGAGTAGAACACTTAGCATGGATGAAAATCTTAACTGAAGGTATACTTGATTAAGTAGCagaaaagaaatctgaaatttTCAAATTATGAACTTTATGTAACGATGATTCACAACACTTCAAGCATGCAAACAAAATATTGCCTACCAGCAGCAAGAAAGATGAGCTGGCCATCTTCTGCTGGCTTTTTTGAGCCAGAAACTGGAGCCtgatacgaaaaaaaaaaaaaaaaacgccaAAGCTCAAAATCTCTTATCAAAAAGAAACAGAAAAAGGTAATAGTAGAACTTACTAATGTATGAAACACTTTTAagtaaattagaaaaaaaaaaagtttacctCCAAAAACAAAGCTCCAGTAGCTTTAATATGTTGAGAAATCAATTGAGAAGTTTCACCATCAACTGTAGAAACATCCACATACCTGAAGATGTGCATCAATAACTATCATATTACTACTTATATCAGCTATGAAGCGCCTAACTTTGACATGGTCAAAGTATGCATATGCATAATAGATATAAAAGACCATTAGTCTATTCATTATTTGAACGAAGTCCTTTCTCGATTACCATTCTGTGAGTGTTAACTTCCAATAACAAAAATTCCTATTCTCTAAAGACAAGAAAATAGTACCCTTTCCCAGAACTCAAACCGCTTGCAGCTCCATTCTTCCCACAAGCAACTTCCACCTAATAAAAAACACATGTAAGTTGCCAAAACTGCTATATAATGTTATGAAGGAAAAAAAACAAGAACGTAAACAAAACTCACAGCGCTTTGAGGATCAGAAAGCATTGCAAATGTGACATCACAAGACGCGGCTACTTCCCCAGGAGTTGATTTATATCTGAAAAATCACAAAACAAAGTAAAGTACTGAAAAAATTCCAGGTAAAATCGTCTTAAATGGTGGTTACTGGTTGtatatgaaaataacaacaaaatataactaagctaacattttttattattaaactcAGTTCGAATTTGAAATCACATGTCAAGTACTTACATGGCTCCTAAGCTGATGAGAGGATCACACTTGCTCTTAGTCCTGTTCCAAACAGTCACATTGTACCTGCATGGTGCCAAATCCACAATAAAAACTTGATTTCAGAGACAAAGAATTGACCTTCATGTTTCTCCcataaataactaattagttaaTCCTGGCACAGTAACCCTTAACCACAGTATTTTCCCAGAAAAGTACTCAAAGGCAAATTCTTGATCCAAAAAATTGCATAATCTGATGAACTACCAAAGAGTATCAACATTTCCAGTAGATAAGAAGTAAAGTAAGTGGACCACAGCAATGCATACCCAGCTTTGATTAGATTCTGTGCCATCGGAAAACCCATTATCCCAATCCCGAGAAAACCCAACTTTAGAGACGACTTATCTCCTGAAAAATCAAGTACCATcaataacaaacaataaagatagataaatatttatattaacaaGTACATACTATAGATGCAACATGAGAGAGAGTGAAGGCAGGCGAAGGAGTAAGAGATAGGTATGTTACCGGCGGCGGCCGCGGGGAGGGAACCAGCGAGATCAGACATATCGGAATTAATGGTGTTGATTGTATTTTCTCAGAGGTGTTTGGGTGACGAGAAAATCCAGTAAAACAGGAGCAGGAACCAATAGTAGAAGGAAAGTTGGGGAAAATGTGGAAGATGCGGGTTCGGATTCGGGTATGGGTTCAAGTGTGACGTGTTTTCATGACCAATACCGTGTAGACACGTGGAAAACTTATAGTTGGATCGtactattatttctttttttttttaaaaaaaaaaacattaaaaatttattttcaaaaaaaaaaaagaaaaacattaaaaattttaaatggcaGTGAGTGACTTTTGTGAATGCATCAGCAAACCATGATAATGATAAAAACAATTTATATTTACCCaatataattatgatttaattatttgttgcgATTAAATAAAACTTCAACAAATTATTATCTACAATTATGCTCAGGAGTCATGAACATTAGTGATTAACTAATTACATATATTCATATCATTATTAGGTATGTTTGTTCAAATTTCTCACTGTGGTTGAccaaactaaaaataataataataaaagaagaagaagaacatagGATCATCAGAAAATAATGATACTGCAACAAAACAATGATATGAGCTAGTAAACCTAAAAGAgacactaaagaagaaactgCTTAATGCTTATAGCCTCATCCTAAAAAATGGATATGCAAACAATAATCATCCAATTATTCTCAATTGTCAAATTAACATGGCTTAATTTCATTGCTGTGACTTGATGCAAActtaaaagttatttattttagtatatattattttcaaaatgggaaaattaaaagaaacaaaaaaattcttaaaagtAATAATATAGATTGTGGCTATTACAATGAACCACATCAACTGTCTTCAACTACTCTTGAGGCGGAATCACTCAGTGGGGAGGGGACAGGGAAAAATAAATCTTTGAGGATGAGTTTCAATTCTCCATTAACTGAATCACGTCTCGTGTGACTCGCTCTGGATTGCAGATCATGATCCGATCGATGAGAAACTCAACTGCTTTTCTCACTGCTGCAACTTTCCTTTCAAAGCTTCAATAACTGCTGAAAAATCTTGGTCACTGAGGCCATGAGATTTTGCTACTTTGTACATTTCATTTGCAGCTGCTGCAATGGGAGTGGATTGGGAAACAGATTCGGCTAATCCTAGAGCAAGTCTCATGTCCTGCAAACAATGGTTCAAGGCTGTGAACTAATATCATCATGACGAAAATTTAATGTTTCCCAAGAAATCCAAGAAACTTTACAGACCTTTTGCTGATGCTTCAAGGGAAATGCAGTAGGATAAAGGGATTGAATCATTGATGGGCCTTTCATCGAGTACATCGGTGCACTTATGGCACCTTGTGAGATCACCTGTGATACAATGGATGTGCCAAGATAAGTAACACACAATTTTGCTAGAACCAGAAACACAAGTCTTAACAAGTTAAAAAGCATTAGTGATTTTGAAATAACAAGAAAGATGTTCTTTACCTCAACTAGTACGCTCGGGTCTAGTCCTACTTTCTCACTGAGAAGCAATCCTTCAGAAAATGATGCcatcatactttttttttcgaAGGGTTACAAAAAGAAGCTGTCAGAAATATAGTCAGCAAAATAAGGTAACTATAGATCATAAGGTAAAAGTAAATTAACAAACCTTCCCATGATCATATTGACAACAAGTTTCATAGCAGCCCCGTTCCCGATATCCCCAAGGTAGAATCTTGACTGGATTAAAGCACAAAGGTAAGTAAGAACCAGAACTGGGGAACTATATAGATTGCTAGGCCAGAGCAGCACTAGTAATAAAACAAGACATAATACCTTCCCCATGATGTCTAAGAATGGTGCAACTGTTTCATAAAGTGATTTATCCCCtgaaagttttcaacaaagaaTTTACATTGGTACAAAGAGACGAATTCTGAGCATGGATTAAACAAGAGATTTGAAACTTAACCAATGATATGATTTAGGTAATTATCAGAAAAGAACACTGACAAAAGTCACATTATAAATGGTAGGCGATCAGCAACATATTACATAGGCAAATCAAAGATTGCCTACCTGCAGTAAGAAATATCAGCTGACCATCTTCTGCTGGCTTCTTTGAACCAGAAACTGGGGCCTAATAAAAAAGTGCCAAAGCTGAATCTTTCTCAACATCAAAAGTCCACATAAAGAGAAATAGAATATAACTTATCTTAATAGCCTGagaaattatatgataatttGCTCACCTCCAGAAACAAGGCGCCAGtagctttaatttgttgaccaATATATTTTGAAGTTTCCCCATCAACAGTTGAAACATCCACATACCTGAAGATGCCCATCAATTAAAACTAATAAACTAATTATCAACATAGATAATGCTTCATGTATACATGCATCAATCCATAGATACAGCTAGCAAGTATCCAAACtttgaaataataaaaacaatgtCAGAAAAACGTTTTGAAAAATGATTGCCACAAGAAAATTAGTACCCTTTTCCTGAACTCATGCCGCTAACAGCACCGTGTTTCCCACAAGCAACATCGACCTATTAGAAAATATATGCAACCTGTCATAAATGATATAGGAGATTAAATAAAGATAAATTTGAGTGAAAACATACTCACTGCACTTTCAGGATCAGAAAGCATGGCAAAGGTTACATCACAAGATGCAGCTACTTCTTCAGGAGATGATTTATATCTGAAAAACCATTAAACACTTGCTGATACGTTCCAGATTAAGTCTCTTGCATTCTATGGTGGCTAGTGAAAGTTGTAGGTTAAAACAAACATTACTAAGAGAAACAACTATCAAATATTGTAATAGCTAAATCTCAACGACCAACAAATGACAAAAGTCAACTGTGAATGAGTATGTCAAGCACTTACTTTGCACCTAAGCTGATGAGAGGATCGCATTTGCTCTTGGTTCTGTTCCAAACAGTCACATCACATCTGCAAGGCCAAATAGAGTATTAAAATTGACCTCATTCTTGGGACTAACGATTGATTTCAAAGTATCATGTAATGTTAAATACATATGATTAGGTTAATATTTTAAAGCAAACAATCCAAGTGAATTATCTTTAGCAGTAGATAAGAACTAAAAGTAGCCAATGCATACCCAGATTTTATAAGATTCTGTGCCATTGGAGAACCCATTATTCCAATACCAAGAAAACCCACGTTTGCTGGCAATTTATCTGCAGAAATTTATACACAAGACCCTAACTTAGATTGAGGAAAGCTGAAACTTATCCCATAACATAAGCCTGA is a window from the Cannabis sativa cultivar Pink pepper isolate KNU-18-1 chromosome 1, ASM2916894v1, whole genome shotgun sequence genome containing:
- the LOC115706988 gene encoding glyoxylate/succinic semialdehyde reductase 2, chloroplastic-like, with the protein product MSDLAGSLPAAAAGDKSSLKLGFLGIGIMGFPMAQNLIKAGYNVTVWNRTKSKCDPLISLGAIYKSTPGEVAASCDVTFAMLSDPQSAVEVACGKNGAASGLSSGKGYVDVSTVDGETSQLISQHIKATGALFLEAPVSGSKKPAEDGQLIFLAAGDKSLYDSVAPYLDIMGKSKFYLGDVGNGAAMKLVVNMVMGSMMASFSEGLLLSEKVGLDPNVLIKVISQGAISAPMYSMKGPSMIQSVYPTAFPLKHQQKDMRLALGLAESVSQSTPIAAAANELYKVAKSQGLSDQDFSAVIESLKGKLQQ
- the LOC115706986 gene encoding glyoxylate/succinic semialdehyde reductase 2, chloroplastic-like: MALGSDKTNLVSKTYLRIFLFTYPNKLSCIKMRALTKPLTLNNQTWVSSSMSIFVKTSYCQQVSSTAMAAMCSSFFPQLTTRFNGRPIYSFPAKSHFSGSFKAFSSQASNASSQDKLPANVGFLGIGIMGSPMAQNLIKSGCDVTVWNRTKSKCDPLISLGAKYKSSPEEVAASCDVTFAMLSDPESAVDVACGKHGAVSGMSSGKGYVDVSTVDGETSKYIGQQIKATGALFLEAPVSGSKKPAEDGQLIFLTAGDKSLYETVAPFLDIMGKSRFYLGDIGNGAAMKLVVNMIMGSMMASFSEGLLLSEKVGLDPSVLVEVISQGAISAPMYSMKGPSMIQSLYPTAFPLKHQQKDMRLALGLAESVSQSTPIAAAANEMYKVAKSHGLSDQDFSAVIEALKGKLQQ